In the Paenibacillus sp. FSL H7-0357 genome, one interval contains:
- a CDS encoding ArsR/SmtB family transcription factor, with translation MDVLNELVDDLKLLGDKTRLSMLSLLKEREWCVCEFVELFDISQPAISQHLRKLKSKGLVKEQKRGQWVHYSLNIKDKPHIQAILEYTPDSKEILAGLNKVSGAVCCD, from the coding sequence ATGGATGTTCTAAATGAACTCGTGGATGATCTGAAGCTGCTGGGTGACAAAACACGTCTCTCTATGCTTTCGTTATTGAAAGAACGGGAGTGGTGTGTCTGTGAATTCGTTGAATTATTTGATATTTCACAGCCGGCGATCAGTCAGCACTTGCGCAAACTGAAAAGCAAAGGGCTGGTCAAAGAACAGAAAAGAGGGCAATGGGTTCATTATTCCCTGAATATCAAAGACAAGCCGCATATTCAGGCTATTCTTGAGTATACGCCGGATTCCAAAGAGATTTTGGCAGGACTCAACAAGGTGTCTGGTGCTGTCTGCTGTGACTAA